ACTACCACAACGAAACCAAGAACCAGATTATCGACGCCCCCATGGATCCCACCACCGGATTCTCCAAGGCCACCATCAACAGTGGTAGGGTGCGCAACCAGGGCTTCGAGGCCAACCTCAACATGGTGCCCATCGCCGGCAAGAAGTTCAGGTGGAGCTCCTCCATCAGCTGGTCGCACAACGAGAACACCATCCTCAGCCTGTCGGAGGGGATGAATGATAACCAGCTCATCAGCAGCATCGGGTCGGTATCCATCATCGGCAAGGTGGGCGGCACCACCACCGATCTCTGGGGCTATAAGCTCAAGCGCAACGACAAGGGGCAGGTGATTATCGCCGCCAACGGGCTACCACAGCTCGGCTCGGAGCTCGAGTACGTGGGCAACGCCTCCCCCAAGTGGAAGGCAGGATTCTTCAACGAGTTTTCGTACGGTATAGTGAAGCTGAGCATCCTGATCGACGGCCAGTACGGCGGCATCGTATACTCGCAGGCCCACCACAAGATGACCGAGCAGGGTAAGCTGCAGCACACCCTCAACGGAAGGCTTCCGGGCACCGAATTCTACATCGCGGCTGACGATCCACGCCTAGCCGCCGCCAAGCTACCCGCCATGGGTGGCGTGTACATGGTGGCACCAGGCGTAGTGGCCAACGCCGACGGCAGCTACAGCCCCAACACCAAGCTAGTAACAGTAGAGGCCTACAACAAGGAGAACTGGCGCATCGACAACGTGGAGAACAACTCGTTCGATGCCTCCTTCCTTAAGGTACGCGAGGCCCGCGTAGAGGTTTCGCTGCCCAGCAGCCTGCTCGCCCGTACGCCGCTCACCAGGGCATCGCTCGCCTTCTACGGCCGCAACCTGTACATGAAGACTTCGTTCCCGCTGTTCGACCCCGAGGCCGCCTCGCTCAACAGCAACGTCATCACGCCAGGCGTAGAAACGGGCCAGCTGCCCACCACGCGCACCTTTGGCGTTAACCTTACCCTAGGATTCTAGCACAGCAGCCCTATGCTGCAATTCAGAAATCAACTTGTAACGATGAAAAGAATTAAGATACTCGCCCTAATCGCCACCATGGCCGTTGGAGCCATCGCATGCTCCAACTTCGAGGATATCAACACCGATCCCAACCGGCTTACCAAGGTAAACCCCGGGTCGCTGCTCAACCCCATACTCTACAACCTGGCCATATTCAACTGGAACCGGGCCGACGACTTCACCTTCGACCTCATGCAGGTGTCGGTGCCCACCAACAGCTTGGGAGGGGTTAGCCGCTACTACATGTCCGACGCCGCCGGCAATAGCACCTGGAACAGCTACTACAAGTGGCTCTCCAACATCAACGAAATGGAGCGGCAGGCCGACGCGCTGAACGATCCCAATTATAAGGCCATTGCCATCACCCTCCGTAGCTGGGTTTACCAGCTGCTCACCGACTGCTTTGGCGATATCCCCATGTCGGAGGCGCTTCAGGGAACCAGCGGCCTGTTTAAGCCCAAGTTCGACACCCAAAAGGAGGTGTACACAGCCATCATCAACGACCTCGATAAGGCCAATACCCTCTTCGACGACACCAAGGGCCTTGCCTACAACGCCGATGGCGAGCTGCTCTACCTCACCAGCAACCAGCTAACCGCCGGCAAGTCGGCGGGCATCGCCAAGTGGCGCAAGTTCTGCAACTCGCTCCGCCTAAGAGTGCTGCTGCGCGTGCTGGGCAAGGATACGGAGATGGGCTCCAAGGCAAAGCTCCAGCAGATGCTCAATAGCCCAACCACCTACCCCATCTTCCAGAGCAACGACGACGCTGCGCTACTCTCCATATCCGGCGTATTCCCCCAGGATGCCCCTATGACGCGCCCGCAGGACTTCACCTCGTACAGGGCCGTAGCCAGCTCGTTCATCGATACCTTAAATGCGTGGAACGATCCCCGCCGCCCCATATTCTGTACCCCCGTTGTCGACCAGTATATCGGATGGCCCAGCGGATACGATATCGCACCAAGCACAGCAGCCTCTAACCTCAACCAGAACCTCGCCAAAACCCCAAGCAAGGTAGTTTTGATGAGCTATGCCGAGGTAGAGCTGATACGGGCCGAACTCGCCATTCGCGATATTACTCCCAACGTTAGCGCCGAGGATGCCTACCGAAGGGGAGTAACCGCCGCCATCGCCCAGTGGGGTGGTGTGGTTCCGCCTACCTACTTCAACAACCCTGCCGTGAAGTACAGGGGCACGCTACAACAGGTGCTCACCCAAAAGTACTTTGCCCTCTTCTTCTGCGACTACCAGCAGTGGTTCGAGTACCTCCGCACGGGCTACCCCATCCTCCCACGTGGCAAGGGAGTGCCCGATGGCAACCAAATGCCCTTCCGCCTCAAGTATCCGCAGACCATCCAAAGCACCAACGCCACCAACTACAAGGCCGCAGTGTCCAGTATGGGTGGCGACAGCTTCTCCACCATGCTCTGGTGGCAGAAATAGAACCTTTAAAATACTACCATGATAATGAACAGAAAGAAATTACTCCTCAGCATCTGGGCTGTAGCAGCCCTATCGATGCTGTGCAGCGCCCAAGTACAACGCCGCGAGCTTAAGCTCCCCAAGGTGGAAGGCTACGAGCTCCTCCGCTGCGATTTCCACATGCATACCGTCTTCTCCGACGGCATGGTGTGGCCCACCACACGTGTCGACGAGGCTATAGAGGAAGGCATCGACGCCATCGCCCTCACCGACCACATCGAGTACCGACCAAAGCTCAAGGAGTTCACCACCACCGACCACAACCACTCCTACGAGCTGGCCAGCAAGTACGCCGCCGACCGCGGCATCATCCTCATCAAGGGCAGCGAGGTTACCCGCCGCATGGCTCCCGGCCACTTCAACGCCATTTTTATTGATGATGCCAACGCCTTCCAGAAGTTCGTAAACCCTAACGACTGGCACGACGGCAGCAACATCGCCCAAACGCTCGACGAAGGTAAGAGGCAGGGCGGATTCATATTCTGGAACCACCCCTGGTTCCAGCACAAGCAAAACATCTCGGAGTGGGCCGCCATACACGAGGAGCTTTACCAAAAGAAGCTCATCTCAGGCATCGAGGTGGTAAACGGCAACCGCTACGACCCCACGGTGCTGCAGTGGTGCCTCGATAAGAACCTCACCGTGATGGCCAACACCGACATACATACCCCTATGAAGCTCGAGAAGGGCGAGTTCCGCACCATGACCATCGTGTTTGCCAAGGAGCATACCGCCCAAGCCATTAAGGAGGCGCTAGAGAACCAGAGAACCATTGCCTACTCCTCCAACGCCATCTACGGCAAGGACGAGTTGGTTCGCCAAATCGTAGCCAGCTCCCTGCAGGTAAAGGCCCGCCGAATTGGCCCCAACGGCGGTATCGTGGAGCTTACCAACATCTCAAGCATTCCCTTCAGCATGTCCGTAACCTCGTCCGAAGGAGTAAAGCCAGTACTCGATGGTGTCCTGAACAACTTTACCGCCTTCAGCACCAGCACCACGCTCATCCCTGTTGACCTCAAGAACCTTAAAAACAACCAAGGCTCCTTCACAGTTGAAGTAGTCAACGCTCAGGTCGGTGCCAACAAGCCGCTACAGTATACCATTACGGTGAACTTCGAAAAGTAGCAGAAGAAAAGACTAAGAAACATTAGTACCATGCAAAAGGGCCACCTCCTTACGGAGATGGCCCTTGAAACTATTTTTAGGCTATGCCTTAACTTACTTAATCGTTTTTACACGAATTCTAATAGCGCGAGTTTCTTGGGTAGTACCCATAATTTCAATTACCTTTATAAGACCTTTTTGGCCTAGCACTGTTTTGAATGCAAGGCAATCACCTACCAAAAGCTGAGTTTGTGCTGCAGCAACAAAAGTTGAGTTTGCAGTCTCTACAGGTAGAGTATTGTTGGTATAGTTTTCGGCAGTTGCCTTGAGGAACTTGGTTGCATTAACTACGTTGAATTGTCCAATATATTCCTTAATTCCAGCAACAAGTGTCAGCGAATTATCATTTATTGGAGAAAGAGTTGCTTTGTTATTCTCACCGAAGTAGTATACAAAGTCAACCAGCTGTGCATTGGTAACAGCATCGCTAAGCTTAAATACTTTATCAATAGCAACAGAATAGAAACCACCCTTAGCCCCGTTAGCTCCGGTAACGTTAAGCTGACCAGCAAGCAGTGTTGCTTCACGCTCCACATTGTCTGCAGGAATAGAAGTTCCCTTAGGAGCAACAGTAATGGTGGTAGTACCTACGCGACCCTTCACGTCCGTAGTTTCAAAGGTGATAGTAGATAGCGATTGCCCTACAGCGATGTTGTAGTTACGCTCCAAGAACTTGTCTCCACGGTTAAACCATCCAGAGTTTAGAGTGCTATCGAGAACTACAAAGCTCTGCCCTTGAACAACGGTGGTTATTTTGATTTTTTCAAGACGATCTTGTTGAGCACCCATATCGAAACGGGCAACTACTGGTACAATTTCGCCTGCATTCTTGTCGTTAATGGTGGTAATAGAAGCACCATCCCTGTTAATGGTAACCACAGGTTTGTCCAACTCTGGAACATCCAACAAATCGTCCTTCGAGCAAGAGGTGAAAGCAGCGCCAGCCAGCACAAATGCAAACATCAAAAACTTAAACTTTCTCATAGAATAGATATTAAAAAATACGGTGCAAAGTTCGCAAAAACTGAGCCATCCAACCGACTGTTAGGAATGTATAGCAAAAGGGCATTGCAGCAAGAATAGGAAAAGATACCCAAATTCGGTCCACAACCAGGCTAACACTCATTTCGTTAAATAGCGCTGAAATATATTTCAGAAGATAGCATTACTGTTAATCGCCCACGCAGTTTTCTCCTTCCTGCCATCTCCATACGGCTACCATTTACAGCAGGCATCCCCGCAAACCCCAACCTGCACCCTGATTTACCCACAAAAAAAGTTGCCCACACGCTCTGGCGAGGCAACTTCTATAAATGATGTTGGCAACCGATAAAACCGGCCGCTACTTCACGTCCTTTTTCATCTCCTTTTTCATATCCTTCTTCATCTCTTTCTTTTCGCACTGCTTAGCGCACTCCTTGGAACACTTATGGCCCTTTTCGCCATGGGCGTACACGTGCTTGCCATTCTTGCAGGCCTCGGTGCACTTGTGCTCCTTCAGCGCCTTCTGCTCCATCTTAGGCATATCCTTCTTCTGCTCCTTCTTTGTGGTCTGAGCATTTGCCGCATAAAACATCAGGGCAATTGCCAAAAGCCATAGTAGCTTCTTCATAATCGTACCATTTTAGTTTGACAACAGTTTTCTAGTATATTCGGTGATGCATCTCCATGAGCCACCAATATCAAGGAACAAGCAGAGTTGGGCAAGGGTTGATTCCTCCCTGCTTTTTTATGCTAACCCACGTTAAAGGCCCCGATCAACTTAAGTAGCAGCATTTGCTTTGCCCCTCCGCCATTTTTCGCGATATTGCGGCGAGTTTAAGAAAACGGTCATGCTTACAATCAGCAATCTTACGGTAGAGTTTCAGGGCGTAGGCCCGGTGGTAAAAGGAGTAAACATCAGCGTGGGCAAGGGCGAGACGGTTGGCCTCGTGGGCGAATCGGGCTCGGGCAAGTCCATCAGCTCGCTTTCGGTGATGGGGCTGCTGCCCTCCACCGCCAGGATGAGCGGCAACATATCGTTTACCAAGGCCGATGGCACCACCGTAGAGCTGGCCGTAAGCGGCAACGCCTACCCGCAGGGCGTTCGAGGCCGCGAGATTGCCATGATCTTTCAGGAGCCGATGACGGCGCTCAACCCCACCATCCGCTGCGGCGAGCAGGTGGACGAGATGATGCGCGAGAACCTCAGCTACAGCCGAGCACAGGCCAAGGAGCGCACGCTGCAGCTCTTTGCCGAGGTGCTTCTCCCCGATCCCGAAAAGGCTTACCGGTCGTACCCCCACGAGCTCAGCGGTGGTCAGCGCCAACGGGTGATGATTGCCATGGCCATATCGTGCCACCCGCAGCTGCTCATCGCCGACGAGCCCACCACCGCCCTCGACGTTACAGTGCAGAAGGAGATCCTCGAGCTGCTCAAGCAGCTGCGCAACCGCTACGGCATGGGGCTCATCTTCATCAGCCACGACCTGCGCATCGTTGCCGAGGTATGCGAGCGCATTGTGGTGATGCGCCACGGCGACTTGGTGGAGCAGGGTCAGTCCGACGACATCTTCCACCGCCCGCAGCACCCCTACACCAAGGCGCTCATCAGCTGCCTACCTCCAATAAATGCACGTCCCGAGCGGCTGCTTACCGTAAAGGAGTTTACCGAGCAAAGTAACCCCACCCTAACCTACCAAAGCGATAGCGACAGAAGCGATAAGCATAAGAAGATATACGCCCAAGCACCGCTGCTAAAGGTCACCAGCCTCGATGCCGGCTACTCGTTCGGCGGATCGATATTCAGCAAGACCCGCAACCTATTTAAAGCGGTAAAGCAGGTTGGCTTCGAAGTTTACCCCGGCGAAACGTTTGGCCTGGTAGGCGAATCGGGCTGCGGCAAGACCTCATTGGGCCGTACCCTCGTTGGACTAGTAAAGAGCCTAAGCGGCAGCATCGAGTTCGAGGGTAAGCGCATCGACAAGCTCAAAGGCGATGAACTACGCCGCATGCGCCGCGATATCCAGATGATCTTTCAGGACCCCTTCTCGTCGCTCAATCCTAAGATAACCGTGGGCGAAGCCATCATGGAGCCCATGCGCGTGCATGGCGTTGGCCGTAACGAAAAGGAGCGCTTGGAACGAATGAACTATCTGCTAAATAAAGTGGAGCTACCGCTCGAAGTAGCCTCGCGCTATCCGCACGAGTTCTCGGGAGGGCAGCGCCAGCGTATCGTCATAGCCCGTACGCTTGCCCTACAGCCCAAGCTGGTCATCTGCGACGAGTCAGTATCTGCTCTCGACGTATCGGTACAGGCGCAGGTGCTCAACCTGCTCAACGACCTGAAGAAGGAGCTGGGGCTCACCTACATCTTCATATCGCACGATCTCAGCGTGGTTCGCTACATCAGCGATCGAGTAATGGTGATGCAGCAAGGCAAGATGGTGGAGCTTAACGATGCCGACGAGCTCTACAACCATCCGCAGCAGGAGTATACCAAGAAGCTGATTGGGGCTATACCAAAAATATAGTTCCTATTCGAAACGCGTATTTTCCCGTGGGGTGATGCGCAATTTATGGCCCAATTTCAAACAGCAAAAAAATAAATCCCCCTTTACAACCCTAATTTTTTGGCATATTGACTGGAAACTGATAAGTTTGCTACTCGTACGAAGAAACAATGAGCGCACTAGACCAACGGATATCAAGTTTTATAAAAACCCACTCGGTTTTAACCATGGCCACCAGCTTCGGTGATGAGCCCTACTGCGCTAACCTGTTTTATGCCTTTCTTCCTGAGGATAACTGCCTAGTGGTTACTTCGGATATGAATACGAAGCATATAAGAAACATCTCCCACAACATATTTGTAGCCGGAAGCATTATAGATGCCTGCAACTTGCCAATGGCAAAGGGCGTACAGTTTCAGGGTGTGATTTCGGAGCCATTGCAGGAGCTGGCCGAAAAGGCAAGAAAAGTATACTCCAACCTATTCCCATTTTCGCGAGGAATGAACACTACACTCTGGGTTATCGACCTTACCTACGTAAAGTATACCGATAGTTCGCTTGGGTTTGGAAAGAAGCTAACCTGGAAAAAGTAACCATGCAACCAACCATACTAATCACTGGAGCTACAGGATTCTTAGGCGCTCATGTTGCTCTAGAGCTTCTGCAATCAGGCTACCATGTAAAGGGAACCTTCCGCAACCAAGCATCACAAGCAAAAGCCAAGCAGATTTTTGGCTACTACGAAAACGGCTTCAGCCTCTTCGATAAGGTTGAATGGGTAAGCGTAGACATGCTCGACTATAGCGAAGTTCTGATGGCAATGCAAGGCGTTCAGTACGTGGTGCACACAGCCGCAGAAGTATCGTTCAACCCCCAGTTCAAGAACCGCATCATCGAGAACAACACGCTAATGGCCTCCTACGTTGTTGATGCAGCCATCGAGGCTGGTGTCAAGAAGTTGTGCCACATAAGTTCTATAGCTGCGCTTGGCAGCACCATCAACGGCGAACCCATTACAGAGGAAACCAAGCTGGCATCGGTTAAGGATCAAAGCGCCTACTCTACCAGCAAGTTCTACGCCGAGATGGAGGTTTGGCGTGCCATAAATTCGGGGCTCAATGCGGTAATCCTCAACCCCTCAGTAATTCTTGGCGCTGGTGATTGGAAAACCAGCAGCTCTACCTTTATATCTTCCATCGCAAAAGGTTTGTCCTTCTATAGTAAAGGAGTAACGGGTTTTGTTGATGTCCGCGATGTTGCCCGTGCAAGCCGACTGGCCTTGGAGAGCGATATCTCTGCCGAAAGGTTTATTCTCTCTTCCGAAAACATTAACTACTACGACCTATTCTGCAGCATTGCCAAAGGGCTTAGCAAGCCAGTTCCTAGATACAAAGCATATCCATTTTTGATTAAAGCAATTGCCGCCTTTAGCGGTTTCTACTCCTACATAACTGGTAAAGAGCCGCTGGTAACGCCACAAAGCGCTCGTTCTGCCTGGCGAAAGAGCTACTACAGCGGCAAGAAATTTGAAACCCAGTTCAACTTCAAGTACACGCCAATCAGCGAAACCGTTGATTTTGCCTGCACCGGCTACCTAAATAGTAATCGTAAGAAGTAATGAAGAAGGCTGTCGTAATTGTTGCAGGAGGCAGCGGAACACGCATGCGCAGCGATATCCCCAAGCAGTTTCTGCTGCTTCGCGGAAAGCCCATCCTCATGCACACCATCGAGCGGTTCTACTACTTTTGTAATGATATAAAGATTGTTGTTGTACTGCCAAATGATGAGATCGAGCGATGGAAGCATCTTTGCAGCGAATACCACTTTACCATACAGCACGATGTGACCCAAGGTGGTGAAACCCGCTACCACTCGGTAAAGAACGGATTGTTGCTTGTCGATAACAACTGCATAGTTGGCATCCACGATGGCGTTCGACCATTGGTTTCAACTTCTGTTATTGAACGATGCTACAATGAGGCGGCTACCGGCAGGGCCGTCATTCCCGTTATACCTGCTGTTGACTCTCTTCGAATGGTTACGGCTACGGGCAATGCAGCAATAGACAGAAGCGCCATTCGTCTAGTTCAAACCCCACAGGTGTTTCCTTCAAATATGCTAATGAATGCCTACAAGCAGGAGTACACCCCTACCTTTACAGATGATGCTTCGGTTGTAGAATCTTACGGGTTAGCGATTACGCTTGTAGATGGTAATATCGAGAATATTAAAATAACAAACCCCATCGACTTAACCATTGCCGACAGGGTTTATGATAATGTTATTTAGCGCTTCGTTCTTAGCTTCAGCAATTTCCAGTAAAGTTTAAAGTGATTTGCAGTATCGGAACGCGCAATAGAGTACACGTTCAGTGTGTCGGCTACCAGATCGAAAGCAAATTGAACAGTATTCTTAGCACCGCTCATAAAGATTGCATCCTTAGGTAAAGTTGGCCTTAAGCAATCCATCCCATAGCAGAGCTTATACTCTTTAAAGCCCTTTATCCCATTAACTGATCCCGAATCCGAGAACTCAACTTCTTTTAGCAGCGACTTACCCTGCAAAGG
This window of the uncultured Acetobacteroides sp. genome carries:
- a CDS encoding SusD/RagB family nutrient-binding outer membrane lipoprotein — protein: MKRIKILALIATMAVGAIACSNFEDINTDPNRLTKVNPGSLLNPILYNLAIFNWNRADDFTFDLMQVSVPTNSLGGVSRYYMSDAAGNSTWNSYYKWLSNINEMERQADALNDPNYKAIAITLRSWVYQLLTDCFGDIPMSEALQGTSGLFKPKFDTQKEVYTAIINDLDKANTLFDDTKGLAYNADGELLYLTSNQLTAGKSAGIAKWRKFCNSLRLRVLLRVLGKDTEMGSKAKLQQMLNSPTTYPIFQSNDDAALLSISGVFPQDAPMTRPQDFTSYRAVASSFIDTLNAWNDPRRPIFCTPVVDQYIGWPSGYDIAPSTAASNLNQNLAKTPSKVVLMSYAEVELIRAELAIRDITPNVSAEDAYRRGVTAAIAQWGGVVPPTYFNNPAVKYRGTLQQVLTQKYFALFFCDYQQWFEYLRTGYPILPRGKGVPDGNQMPFRLKYPQTIQSTNATNYKAAVSSMGGDSFSTMLWWQK
- a CDS encoding CehA/McbA family metallohydrolase → MNRKKLLLSIWAVAALSMLCSAQVQRRELKLPKVEGYELLRCDFHMHTVFSDGMVWPTTRVDEAIEEGIDAIALTDHIEYRPKLKEFTTTDHNHSYELASKYAADRGIILIKGSEVTRRMAPGHFNAIFIDDANAFQKFVNPNDWHDGSNIAQTLDEGKRQGGFIFWNHPWFQHKQNISEWAAIHEELYQKKLISGIEVVNGNRYDPTVLQWCLDKNLTVMANTDIHTPMKLEKGEFRTMTIVFAKEHTAQAIKEALENQRTIAYSSNAIYGKDELVRQIVASSLQVKARRIGPNGGIVELTNISSIPFSMSVTSSEGVKPVLDGVLNNFTAFSTSTTLIPVDLKNLKNNQGSFTVEVVNAQVGANKPLQYTITVNFEK
- a CDS encoding ABC transporter ATP-binding protein, with the translated sequence MLTISNLTVEFQGVGPVVKGVNISVGKGETVGLVGESGSGKSISSLSVMGLLPSTARMSGNISFTKADGTTVELAVSGNAYPQGVRGREIAMIFQEPMTALNPTIRCGEQVDEMMRENLSYSRAQAKERTLQLFAEVLLPDPEKAYRSYPHELSGGQRQRVMIAMAISCHPQLLIADEPTTALDVTVQKEILELLKQLRNRYGMGLIFISHDLRIVAEVCERIVVMRHGDLVEQGQSDDIFHRPQHPYTKALISCLPPINARPERLLTVKEFTEQSNPTLTYQSDSDRSDKHKKIYAQAPLLKVTSLDAGYSFGGSIFSKTRNLFKAVKQVGFEVYPGETFGLVGESGCGKTSLGRTLVGLVKSLSGSIEFEGKRIDKLKGDELRRMRRDIQMIFQDPFSSLNPKITVGEAIMEPMRVHGVGRNEKERLERMNYLLNKVELPLEVASRYPHEFSGGQRQRIVIARTLALQPKLVICDESVSALDVSVQAQVLNLLNDLKKELGLTYIFISHDLSVVRYISDRVMVMQQGKMVELNDADELYNHPQQEYTKKLIGAIPKI
- a CDS encoding pyridoxamine 5'-phosphate oxidase family protein; this translates as MSALDQRISSFIKTHSVLTMATSFGDEPYCANLFYAFLPEDNCLVVTSDMNTKHIRNISHNIFVAGSIIDACNLPMAKGVQFQGVISEPLQELAEKARKVYSNLFPFSRGMNTTLWVIDLTYVKYTDSSLGFGKKLTWKK
- a CDS encoding NAD-dependent epimerase/dehydratase family protein; translation: MQPTILITGATGFLGAHVALELLQSGYHVKGTFRNQASQAKAKQIFGYYENGFSLFDKVEWVSVDMLDYSEVLMAMQGVQYVVHTAAEVSFNPQFKNRIIENNTLMASYVVDAAIEAGVKKLCHISSIAALGSTINGEPITEETKLASVKDQSAYSTSKFYAEMEVWRAINSGLNAVILNPSVILGAGDWKTSSSTFISSIAKGLSFYSKGVTGFVDVRDVARASRLALESDISAERFILSSENINYYDLFCSIAKGLSKPVPRYKAYPFLIKAIAAFSGFYSYITGKEPLVTPQSARSAWRKSYYSGKKFETQFNFKYTPISETVDFACTGYLNSNRKK
- a CDS encoding 2-C-methyl-D-erythritol 4-phosphate cytidylyltransferase, whose amino-acid sequence is MKKAVVIVAGGSGTRMRSDIPKQFLLLRGKPILMHTIERFYYFCNDIKIVVVLPNDEIERWKHLCSEYHFTIQHDVTQGGETRYHSVKNGLLLVDNNCIVGIHDGVRPLVSTSVIERCYNEAATGRAVIPVIPAVDSLRMVTATGNAAIDRSAIRLVQTPQVFPSNMLMNAYKQEYTPTFTDDASVVESYGLAITLVDGNIENIKITNPIDLTIADRVYDNVI